The following is a genomic window from Amycolatopsis australiensis.
GCTTCATGGCCGCCATAGCGTGCTCCCTCCGTCTCAACCGGCGCGCCCGGGTCGCGCTCGCGTGAAAGCCAGCCGGGTCTGGTGTCCATTGTCCCTCATCAGCGGCCGGGCGCATCAGCGGAGGGGATCTTTTGCCGCCGTATCGGTGCTGGTATGCGGCTCGCGCGAAGTGAAAGACTGGCGGGCGACCGATGGATCCGCGCAAGGAGAAGACGTGACCACATCCGACGTCCTGCTGGCCGCCGACGCCGACGGGGTGCGCACCCTCACCCTCAACCGGCCGCAGGCGTACAACTCGCTGACCGTGGAGCTGAAGGAAGCACTGCTCGCGGCGCTGCGCGAGGCGGCGGACGACAAGGGAGTCCGCGCGGTCGTGCTCACCGGCTCCGGCAAGGCGTTCTGCGCCGGCCAGGACCTCAAGGAGCACGTGGGCCTGCTCCAGGCGGGTGACCCGGCCCCGCTACAGACCGTGAAAGAGCACTACAACCCGATCGTCAGGGCGATCGTCGGGATGCCGAAGCCGGTCATCGCGGCGATCAACGGCACCGCCGCCGGGGCCGGGGCCGCCTTCGCCTACGCGAGCGACCTGCGGATCGCCGCCGAGTCGTCGTCGTTCCTCATGGCGTTCGCCAACGTCGGGCTCGGCCCGGACTCGGGCGCGTCGTGGACGCTGCAGCGGCTGGTCGGCTACGGCCGGGCCGCCGAGCTGATGCTGCTGGCTCGGACCGTCGACGCGGCCGAGGCGCTGCGGCTGGGCCTGGTCGGCGAGGTCGTGCCGGACGAGGAGCTGCCGTCCCGCGCCCAGCAGGTCGCGGCGAAGCTCGCGAACGGGCCGACCGTGGCCTACGCCAAGATCAAGAGCGTGCTGAACCTCGCCGCGCAGTCGACGTTCGACGAGGCGCTCGAAGCCGAGGACGCCGCCCAAACCGCGCTCGGCGCGACCGCCGACCACACCGAGGCCGTCGAGGCCTTCGTCGGCAAGCGCAAGCCGGCCTTCCAGGGCAAGTGAGCGAAGGCTGCTTCCGGGCTCAGCTCGCCCGGAAGCAGCCTTCGACGTGGTCGTCGACCATGCCGGTGGCCTGCATCAGCGCGTAGCACGTCGTCGGGCCGAGGAAGACGAAGCCGCGCTTCTTCAGTTCCTTCGCCATCGCCTTGGACTCATCGGTGATGGCCGGGACGTCGGCCATCGTCTTCGGACGCCGATGAGACGAGGGCGCGAACGACCACAGCAGGTCGTCCAGCGGCACGTCCAGCGCGGCGATCGCCTGCGCGTTCCTGATCGCGGCCAGGATCTTCGCCCGGTTCCGCACGATCGAGGCGTCCTGCATCAGCCGCTCGACGTCGGCGTCGCCGAACTTCGCCACCTTCTCCGGCTTGAACCGCTTGAACGCCTTCCGGAAGCCCTCGCGCTTGCGCAGGATCGTGATCCACGACAGGCCGGACTGGAACGACTCGAGGCACAGCCGCTCGTACAGCTCGTCCTGGCCGTGGAGCGGCACGCCCCACTCCTTGTCGTGGTAGTCCACGTAGTCCGGGGTCGAATTGCCCCAGCTGCACCGCGCGACGCCGTCGGCGCCGAGAAGCTCACTCATCCCCACCCACCGAATAGTTCTCCGCGAACCGCGCGAACCGCCGCAGCGACTGGCGCACCCCCAGCGCGAACGCCGGCCGCACCAGCGGCCAGCCCAGCCTGCCCAGCGGACCGAACGGTAGCCGCAGGTGCTCGGCCCAGACGAACGTCGAGCGCGTCGCGCCCTTCGGCACCACCTGGAACACGCCCGTCCCCTGCACGAAGCTGCCGAGGTGGCGGACCGCGCACCGCACCGGCGGCTCCCAGCTGGTGATCTCCATGGTGTCGGTGAAGCCGATCCCCGCGACGCCCGTGAACGCCGACAGCCGCGACCCGACGCTGCGGCCGTTGCCCGCGGTCACCTCGACCTCGGTGCCGAGCATCCACTCGCCCTGGCGGGTCCAGTCGGTCAGCGCGAGCCAGGTCGTCCCGGCGGGCGCGCCGACGTCGACCGAGAGGATCAGGTCCGTCACTGTGCGCCTTCGGACGAGCTTTCCCGCTCGCGTTCGCGCTGCTCCAGCTCGGCGACCCGGGCGCGCAGCCCGTCGAGCTCGGCGCCGAGCCGCCGCATCACCCAGTCCACTTCGGACATCTTGTAGCCGCGCAGCACCAGCTGGAAGCGGACGTCGGCCAGGTCGTCGCCGGTGATGTCCTCGGCGGGCAGCCGCGTCGGCGAGCTGCCGGGAGGCAGCGGGGCCAGTTCCTCACCCCGGCCGAACACCACGGCGGCCAGCAGGAACACCACGGCGGCCACCAGCAGCATGACTACGAGGTAGATCAGCGCGGTCGTCACGCGACGATCGTGGCATACCCACCCCAGGATCGTCTCGCGAGCACGACGAGCCGGACCGAAAGCAGCACCCACGCGACCATCAGGAGCACGCACGGCACGCTCAGGAACAGCCGCGAGACGTCCACGAACCCGGTCGCGCCGATCAGCATCCCGACGGAAGCGAGGTTGACGCCGACCGCGAGCGCGATGAGGATGCCGCAGAACCGGGCCAGGCCGGTACCGTCCAGCCGGCGGCTCAGCCAGCGGATGCCGAACAGCGCGACCAGGCCGATGACCGGCACCACGAACACGGCGCCGTGCGCGGCGTGCGCGACGACCTTGTACCACTCCGGGGTCGGCGTCGAGAGCTTCGTCCACTCGCCGAAGGTGAGGATCCGGGCGTAGTCCCACGCAACCTGCATCAACGGGACGCCGATGACGAGCTTCCACAGCGTGCGGACGCCGCTGAGCATGCCCAGCTCGGCCTGGTAGCCGCGGGCGACGACGGCCGCCGGGCCGAAGTCGGCGACCGCGCGACGCTCGGCGTCCTCGTCGCTCCAGCCGCCCGCGCGGTAGGCGTCGGCGGCGTCGTGCAGGCCGTCGCGGGCCTCTTCCAGCAGGTCGGCCTTGAACTTCCCGCAGCCGTGCAGCCTGCGGTCGAGATCCCCCAGGTACTCCTCGATCATGCGTTCAGCACTCCCCCGATGACGGTGGTGAACTCCCGCCACTCCGCGCGCTCGGCGGCCAGCGCCTGCTGCCCGGAGCGGGTGAGGCGGTAGGTGCGGCGCTTGCGGCCGGACACGACGTCCCATTCGCTGGCCAGCCAGCCGGCCCGCTCGAGCCGGCGCAGCGCCGGGTAGACGGTGCCGGTCGGCAGGTCGAGCGCGCCGTCGCTGCGCAGCTGCAGCGCTTCGATGATCGCGTAGCCGTGCAGCTTGCGGCCGTCGAGCACGGCCAGCAGCAACGCGTCGAGGTGCCCCCGCAAGGTGTCCGCCTTCATGGGTACGCAGTCTACACGTCGACTGGCTACATGTAGGCAGTCTATGTGTAGCCTGTCTACATGAATGCTCTTCCGGTCGCGAGGCTCCAGTTCGCGACGACGACATCGCTGCACTTCCTGTTCGTGCTGCTCACGCTGGGGCTGGTCACGCTGGTGGCCGTGATGCAGACGCGCTGGACGCTCGGCGGCAAGCCCGAGCTCCTGCGGATGACGCGGTTCTGGGGCCGCCTGTACGTGATCAACTACGCGCTGGGGATCGTCACCGGCATCGTGATGGAGTTCCAGTTCGGGCTGACCTGGACCGGGCTGTCCGCCTTCGCGGGTGACGTCTTCGGCGCCCCGCTGGCCATCGAGACGCTCGTCGCGTTCTTCCTCGAGTCGACGTTCCTGGGCCTGTGGATCTTCGGCTTCGGGCGCATGCCGCGGTGGCTCCACCTGACGCTGATCTGGCTGGTCACGCTCACCGCGTACGCGTCGGCGCTGTTCATCATGCTGGCCAACTCGTTCCTGCAGAACCCGGTCGGCAGCCGGGTCGAGAACGGCACCCTGCGGCTCGACGGCTTCGGCGCGCTGTTCGGCAACCCGGCGCTGGCCGCGTCGCTGCCGCACGTCATCGGCGCCGCGGTCCTGACCGGCGGGTTCTTCGTCACCGGCGTCAGCGCCTGGCACTTCCTCAAGCGCACGGCCGAGGTCGAGTTCTTCCGGCGGTCGATGCGGATCGGCGTGGTCGCGTCGCTGATCGGGGCGATCCTGGTGGTGAACCAGGGTTTCGCGCAGTTCGGCGAGCTCGCGAAGTACCAGCCGGACAAGCTGAAGTCCGGTGGGGTCGGCCTGCCGCTGGGCATGATGATCATGCTCGGGTTCGTCATGCTCCTCTGCG
Proteins encoded in this region:
- a CDS encoding enoyl-CoA hydratase-related protein, translating into MTTSDVLLAADADGVRTLTLNRPQAYNSLTVELKEALLAALREAADDKGVRAVVLTGSGKAFCAGQDLKEHVGLLQAGDPAPLQTVKEHYNPIVRAIVGMPKPVIAAINGTAAGAGAAFAYASDLRIAAESSSFLMAFANVGLGPDSGASWTLQRLVGYGRAAELMLLARTVDAAEALRLGLVGEVVPDEELPSRAQQVAAKLANGPTVAYAKIKSVLNLAAQSTFDEALEAEDAAQTALGATADHTEAVEAFVGKRKPAFQGK
- a CDS encoding helix-turn-helix transcriptional regulator — protein: MKADTLRGHLDALLLAVLDGRKLHGYAIIEALQLRSDGALDLPTGTVYPALRRLERAGWLASEWDVVSGRKRRTYRLTRSGQQALAAERAEWREFTTVIGGVLNA
- a CDS encoding DivIVA domain-containing protein; the protein is MTTALIYLVVMLLVAAVVFLLAAVVFGRGEELAPLPPGSSPTRLPAEDITGDDLADVRFQLVLRGYKMSEVDWVMRRLGAELDGLRARVAELEQRERERESSSEGAQ
- a CDS encoding cytochrome ubiquinol oxidase subunit I codes for the protein MNALPVARLQFATTTSLHFLFVLLTLGLVTLVAVMQTRWTLGGKPELLRMTRFWGRLYVINYALGIVTGIVMEFQFGLTWTGLSAFAGDVFGAPLAIETLVAFFLESTFLGLWIFGFGRMPRWLHLTLIWLVTLTAYASALFIMLANSFLQNPVGSRVENGTLRLDGFGALFGNPALAASLPHVIGAAVLTGGFFVTGVSAWHFLKRTAEVEFFRRSMRIGVVASLIGAILVVNQGFAQFGELAKYQPDKLKSGGVGLPLGMMIMLGFVMLLCALLGALLLVRNWLTKARFLHYLMVAAIPLPFAAAILGWLVREIGRQPWLVWGKLRTADAIADVPAGQILFSFIAFTLLFAALAVADWVLMARVAKRGPDRDDEPAELPVLSGV
- a CDS encoding permease prefix domain 1-containing protein; amino-acid sequence: MIEEYLGDLDRRLHGCGKFKADLLEEARDGLHDAADAYRAGGWSDEDAERRAVADFGPAAVVARGYQAELGMLSGVRTLWKLVIGVPLMQVAWDYARILTFGEWTKLSTPTPEWYKVVAHAAHGAVFVVPVIGLVALFGIRWLSRRLDGTGLARFCGILIALAVGVNLASVGMLIGATGFVDVSRLFLSVPCVLLMVAWVLLSVRLVVLARRSWGGYATIVA
- a CDS encoding DNA-3-methyladenine glycosylase I; this translates as MSELLGADGVARCSWGNSTPDYVDYHDKEWGVPLHGQDELYERLCLESFQSGLSWITILRKREGFRKAFKRFKPEKVAKFGDADVERLMQDASIVRNRAKILAAIRNAQAIAALDVPLDDLLWSFAPSSHRRPKTMADVPAITDESKAMAKELKKRGFVFLGPTTCYALMQATGMVDDHVEGCFRAS
- a CDS encoding SRPBCC family protein, which encodes MTDLILSVDVGAPAGTTWLALTDWTRQGEWMLGTEVEVTAGNGRSVGSRLSAFTGVAGIGFTDTMEITSWEPPVRCAVRHLGSFVQGTGVFQVVPKGATRSTFVWAEHLRLPFGPLGRLGWPLVRPAFALGVRQSLRRFARFAENYSVGGDE